From the Montipora capricornis isolate CH-2021 chromosome 2, ASM3666992v2, whole genome shotgun sequence genome, one window contains:
- the LOC138038393 gene encoding putative histone-lysine N-methyltransferase PRDM6 isoform X6, whose amino-acid sequence MQTSVTSCLQDCDACRSKQSDCPVHKACHSSRKLHVPGQSEPVKLSYAIASFPEEVQLCVSSIPGAGCGVCAKQHIPVGTWIGPYEGKLVKCDEIKPTTDTSYMWEIYQDGKLSHYLDASDENTSSWMRFIRCARYREEQNLFSFQYCGNIYYRAFREISVGAELLVWYDEKYPQDMGIPLEVQDMALVDPNGTRLLQEVLAAQGQIQPIDKPKTTPQCPIPVSTQPVVTTHAATKSSSRRSPRSCDIMERPPSTAPKDTHLSWQHKAPIPVVSSSPVPIVDPLVHAGRARHNSEPAVPTKEERILIEDCDDDKRFHLSENGEMSLMKCGQCNQSFAQKNMLQVHVCPRMPRRPYKCNYCSESFSLPNELRTHVVTHANDKPFKCGYCSRTFAGATTLNNHIRTHTGERPFLCEKCGKTFTQASQLSKHQRIPHECTF is encoded by the exons ATGCAA ACTTCTGTCACTTCATGCCTACAAG ATTGTGACGCGTGTCGTTCAAAACAAAGTGACTGTCCAGTTCACAAGGCTTGTCATTCTTCAAGAAAACTGCACGTACCTGGACAAAGCGAGCCAGTTAAGTTAAGTTACGCCATAGCTTCGTTTCCTGAAGAAGTTCAGCTGTGTGTGTCTAGTATCCCTGGTGCAGGTTGCGGAGTCTGCGCAAAGCAACACATTCCAGTGGGCACATGGATTGGTCCTTACGAAGGAAAACTCGTGAAATGCGATGAAATCAAACCCACCACTGACACATCTTACATGTGGGAG ATTTATCAAGATGGAAAGCTATCTCACTACCTCGATGCTAGCGACGAAAATACATCCAGTTGGATGAGGTTCATCCGTTGCGCACGGTATAGAGAGGAGCAGAACCTGTTCTCCTTTCAATACTGTGGTAACATCTATTATCGAGCGTTTCGAGAGATCTCCGTGGGAGCAGAACTCCTTGTATGGTATGATGAAAAATATCCGCAAGACATGGGAATTCCACTGGAGGTGCAAGACATGGCACTTGTAGACCCCAACG gaACCAGACTCCTGCAAGAGGTTCTAGCTGCTCAAGGTCAAATTCAACCCATAGACAAACCAAAGACCACGCCTCAATGTCCTATTCCTGTTTCAACTCAACCAGTGGTTACTACGCATGCTGCTACTAAATCGTCCTCACGTAGGTCACCCAGATCATGTGACATCATGGAGAGGCCCCCGTCCACCGCACCAAAAGACACTCACTTGTCATGGCAACACAAGGCTCCAATCCCTGTAGTCTCTAGCAGCCCCGTGCCCATCGTTGAccccctggttcacgctgggcGTGCGCGTCACAATTCGGAGCCAGCTGTCCCCACGAAAGAAGAACGTATTCTTATCGAAGATTGCGATGATGACAAACGATTTCACTTGTCCGAAAACGGAGAGATGAGCCTGATGAAATGTGGCCAGTGTAATCAATCTTTTGCCCAGAAAAATATGCTCCAAGTACACGTGTGTCCACGCATGCCCAGAAGGCCTTACAAGTGTAACTATTGCTCAGAGTCTTTTTCTTTACCCAATGAACTGCGCACGCATGTTGTCACTCATGCTAATGACAAGCCATTTAAGTGTGGCTATTGTTCACGCACATTTGCCGGAGCAACAACACTGAACAACCATATACGCACACATACAGGGGAACGGCCATTTCTTTGCGAGAAATGCGGCAAAACATTTACACAGGCCTCACAACTCAGCAAACATCAGCGAATCCCACACGAGTGCACGTTTTAA
- the LOC138038393 gene encoding putative histone-lysine N-methyltransferase PRDM6 isoform X5, with the protein METDLRKPQTSVTSCLQDCDACRSKQSDCPVHKACHSSRKLHVPGQSEPVKLSYAIASFPEEVQLCVSSIPGAGCGVCAKQHIPVGTWIGPYEGKLVKCDEIKPTTDTSYMWEIYQDGKLSHYLDASDENTSSWMRFIRCARYREEQNLFSFQYCGNIYYRAFREISVGAELLVWYDEKYPQDMGIPLEVQDMALVDPNGTRLLQEVLAAQGQIQPIDKPKTTPQCPIPVSTQPVVTTHAATKSSSRRSPRSCDIMERPPSTAPKDTHLSWQHKAPIPVVSSSPVPIVDPLVHAGRARHNSEPAVPTKEERILIEDCDDDKRFHLSENGEMSLMKCGQCNQSFAQKNMLQVHVCPRMPRRPYKCNYCSESFSLPNELRTHVVTHANDKPFKCGYCSRTFAGATTLNNHIRTHTGERPFLCEKCGKTFTQASQLSKHQRIPHECTF; encoded by the exons ACTTCTGTCACTTCATGCCTACAAG ATTGTGACGCGTGTCGTTCAAAACAAAGTGACTGTCCAGTTCACAAGGCTTGTCATTCTTCAAGAAAACTGCACGTACCTGGACAAAGCGAGCCAGTTAAGTTAAGTTACGCCATAGCTTCGTTTCCTGAAGAAGTTCAGCTGTGTGTGTCTAGTATCCCTGGTGCAGGTTGCGGAGTCTGCGCAAAGCAACACATTCCAGTGGGCACATGGATTGGTCCTTACGAAGGAAAACTCGTGAAATGCGATGAAATCAAACCCACCACTGACACATCTTACATGTGGGAG ATTTATCAAGATGGAAAGCTATCTCACTACCTCGATGCTAGCGACGAAAATACATCCAGTTGGATGAGGTTCATCCGTTGCGCACGGTATAGAGAGGAGCAGAACCTGTTCTCCTTTCAATACTGTGGTAACATCTATTATCGAGCGTTTCGAGAGATCTCCGTGGGAGCAGAACTCCTTGTATGGTATGATGAAAAATATCCGCAAGACATGGGAATTCCACTGGAGGTGCAAGACATGGCACTTGTAGACCCCAACG gaACCAGACTCCTGCAAGAGGTTCTAGCTGCTCAAGGTCAAATTCAACCCATAGACAAACCAAAGACCACGCCTCAATGTCCTATTCCTGTTTCAACTCAACCAGTGGTTACTACGCATGCTGCTACTAAATCGTCCTCACGTAGGTCACCCAGATCATGTGACATCATGGAGAGGCCCCCGTCCACCGCACCAAAAGACACTCACTTGTCATGGCAACACAAGGCTCCAATCCCTGTAGTCTCTAGCAGCCCCGTGCCCATCGTTGAccccctggttcacgctgggcGTGCGCGTCACAATTCGGAGCCAGCTGTCCCCACGAAAGAAGAACGTATTCTTATCGAAGATTGCGATGATGACAAACGATTTCACTTGTCCGAAAACGGAGAGATGAGCCTGATGAAATGTGGCCAGTGTAATCAATCTTTTGCCCAGAAAAATATGCTCCAAGTACACGTGTGTCCACGCATGCCCAGAAGGCCTTACAAGTGTAACTATTGCTCAGAGTCTTTTTCTTTACCCAATGAACTGCGCACGCATGTTGTCACTCATGCTAATGACAAGCCATTTAAGTGTGGCTATTGTTCACGCACATTTGCCGGAGCAACAACACTGAACAACCATATACGCACACATACAGGGGAACGGCCATTTCTTTGCGAGAAATGCGGCAAAACATTTACACAGGCCTCACAACTCAGCAAACATCAGCGAATCCCACACGAGTGCACGTTTTAA